The following are encoded in a window of Dictyostelium discoideum AX4 chromosome 6 chromosome, whole genome shotgun sequence genomic DNA:
- the fscF gene encoding G-protein-coupled receptor family protein (Similar to GPCR) — MIFNNLKNQNKIINFLIIFYFLSFLKQIESQSINITSSSSSWQCRGDLVYRNVSNRIEDEKIGFNFVQYNGTYQSCVIPCPSPFFTINEWNKFLNMSLVMGTISFFSGLFLLVTYSPIVNKTHNRHTIGVMCMSFGVCLAMCSDMWNFGSNFTEKSICPSPGQYLSTSNARCLSSGIFLQFGGVFGFLNWTLLSFDLFMNIKGIITKNYDKYYVSGTFIIAIIFTFVPIVNDQYSMSYIGLGCWLGSAMYQLIFFWILLSICLIVSSVFIILILKEVYIIIKLSKQKTSLKGNIRPLICISITGFAFFYMFFYYISIVVEGDYYERVLNEYTDCLMDPTKDISECKSPRMSVASEFVFLLCLRLLGIGAFIFYGINNKVKKIWLNSYWFNNSFVEKYISRKSADNDKSNSNGSKVLYRTNNTNNNGSFNTGLESSIIEMSTNSNKEESSLNSVDEI, encoded by the exons atgatttttaataatttaaaaaatcaaaataaaattataaattttttaataatattttattttttaagttttttaaaacaaattgaatctcaatcaatcaatatcacatcatcatcatcctcttGGCAATGTAGAGGTGATTTAGTATATAGAAATGTATCAAATAGAATAGAAGATgaaaaaattggttttaattttgtacAATATAATGGAACCTATCAATCTTGTGTAATTCCTTGTCCATCAcctttttttacaattaatgaatggaataaatttttaaatatgtcATTAGTAATGGgtacaatttcattttttagtGGATTATTTCTTTTAGTAACCTATAGcccaattgtaaataaaacaCATAATAGACATACCATTGGTGTAATGTGTATGAGTTTTGGTGTTTGTTTAGCAATGTGTTCAGATATGTGGAATTTTGGTTCAAATTTTactgaaaaatcaatttgtCCTTCACCTGGTCAATATTTATCAACTTCAAATGCAAGATGTTTAAGTTCag gaatttttttacaatttggaGGTGtatttggatttttaaattggaCATTACTTAGTTTCGATTTATTTATGAATATAAAAggaataataacaaaaaattatgataaaTATTATGTTAGTGGTACTTTTATTATTGCAATTATATTTACATTTGTACCAATTGTTAATGACCAATATTCAATGAGTTATATAGGATTAGGTTGTTGGTTAGGTTCTGCAAtgtatcaattaattttcttttggatattattatcaatttgttTAATCGTATCAAgtgtatttataattttaattttaaaagaagtttatatt attattaaattatcaaaacaaaaaacctCATTAAAAGGTAATATAAGACCATTGATATGTATTTCAATAACAGGTTTtgcatttttttatatgtttttttattatatatcaATTGTAGTTGAAGGTGATTATTATGAAAGAGTATTAAATGAATATACTGATTGTTTAATGGATCCAACAAAAGATATTTCAGAATGTAAATCTCCAAGAATGTCAGTAGCAAgtgaatttgtatttttattatgtttGAGATTATTAGGAATCGGtgcttttatattttatg gaataaataataaagttaaaaaGATTTGGTTAAATTCATATTggtttaataatagttttgttgaaaaatatattagCAGAAAATCGgctgataatgataaatcaaattcaaatggatcaaaagttttatatcgaactaataatactaataataatggttcatTTAATACTGGTCTTGAATcttcaataattgaaatgTCAACAAATAGCAACAAAGAAGAGTCTTCATTAAATAGTGTAgatgaaatttaa
- the fscG gene encoding G-protein-coupled receptor family protein (Similar to GPCR) — protein sequence MIYILKNFIIILFFLLIILKRIESQSLPSLPSPTIYKSSQCRGDLVYRNVSNRMEDEKIGFTFVQYNGTYQSCVIPCPSPFFTLDEWNKFLYMSLVMGTISFLCGLFLLITYSPIVNKTHNRHTIGVMCMSFGVCLAMCSDMWNFGSNFTDQKSICPSPGQYLTTSNSRCLGSGIVLQFGGVFGFLNWTLLSFDLFMNIKGIITKNYDKYYFVATFIIAIIFTFVPIVNDQYSMSYIGLGCWLGSAVYQLIFFWILLSICLIVSSVFIILILKEIYIIIKQSKQKTSLKGNIRPLLCITVTSFAFFYMFFYYISIVIEGDYYERILNEYTDCLMDPTKDVSECKFPRMSVANEFVFLLCLRLLGIGAFIFYGINKEVKKIWLNSFWFNNSFVGKYIGSKRSMGNDITNSYASKAYSKNYNNNNSINSYNSGLELSIIDMSCNKDDNFKPIIIK from the exons atgatttatattttaaaaaattttataataatattattttttttattaattattttaaaacgaATCGAATCTCAATCTCTACCATCTCTACCATCTCCcacaatttataaatcatcACAATGTAGAGGTGATTTGGTGTATAGAAATGTATCAAATAGAATGGAAGATgaaaaaattggttttacTTTTGTACAATATAATGGAACCTATCAATCTTGTGTAATACCTTGTCCATCACCATTTTTTACACTTGATGAATGGaacaaatttttatatatgtcATTAGTAATGGgtacaatttcatttttatgtggattatttcttttaataaccTATAGtccaattgtaaataaaacaCATAATAGACATACCATTGGTGTAATGTGTATGAGCTTTGGTGTTTGTTTAGCAATGTGTTCAGATATGTGGAATTTTGGTTCAAATTTTACTgatcaaaaatcaatttgTCCTTCACCTGGTCAATATTTAACAACCTCAAATTCAAGATGTTTAGGTTCgg gAATTGTCTTACAATTTGGAGGAGTTTTTGGGTTTTTAAATTGGACATTACTTAGTTTCGATTTATTTATGAATATAAAAGgaataattacaaaaaattatgataaatattattttgttgcAACATTTATTATTGCAATTATATTTACATTTGTACCAATTGTTAATGACCAATATTCAATGAGTTATATAGGATTAGGTTGTTGGTTAGGTTCTGCAGtgtatcaattaattttcttttggatattattatcaatttgttTAATCGTATCAAgtgtatttataattttaattttaaaagaaatttatata ataattaaacaatcaaaacaaaaaacttCATTAAAAGGTAATATAAGACCATTATTATGTATTACAGTTACTAGTTTtgcatttttttatatgtttttttattatatatcaATTGTAATCGAAGGTGATTATTATGAAAGaatattaaatgaatataCTGATTGTTTAATGGATCCAACAAAAGATGTTTCAGAATGTAAATTTCCAAGAATGTCAGTAGCAAatgaatttgtatttttattatgtttAAGATTATTAGGAATCGGTGCCTTTATATTTTATG gTATAAACAAAgaagttaaaaaaatatggttaaattcattttggtttaataatagttttgttGGTAAATATATTGGCAGTAAAAGGTCAATGGGTAATGATATTACAAATTCTTATGCGTCAAAAGCATAtagtaaaaattataataataataattctattaATTCATATAATTCAGGTTTagaattatcaataatagACATGTCCTGTAATAAAGATGATAATTTTAAGCCAATAAtcataaaatga